Proteins found in one Pelmatolapia mariae isolate MD_Pm_ZW linkage group LG7, Pm_UMD_F_2, whole genome shotgun sequence genomic segment:
- the btf3 gene encoding transcription factor BTF3 — protein sequence MKEAIMNQEKLAKLQAQVRIGGKGTARRKKKVVHRTATADDKKLQFSLKKLGVNNISGIEEVNMFTNQGTVIHFNNPKVQASLAANTFTITGHAETKQLTEMLPGILNQLGADSLTSLRRLAEALPKQAADGKAPIAAVEEEDDVPDLVENFDEASKDEAN from the exons ATGAAAGAAGCAATAATGAATCAAGAAAAACTTGCAAAGTTACAAGCGCAAGTCCGCATCGGTGGAAAG GGAACAGCTCGCAGAAAGAAGAAGGTGGTCCACAGAACAGCAACCGCAGATGACAAGAAGCTACAGTTCTCCTTAAAGAAACTCGGTGTGAACAACATCTCCGGCATTGAGGAG GTCAACATGTTTACAAATCAAGGAACAGTCATCCATTTCAACAATCCCAAAGTGCAGGCCTCCCTCGCAGCCAACACCTTCACCATCACCGGCCACGCTGAGACCAAACAGCTGACTGAGATGCTGCCAGGCATCCTGAACCAGCTGGGAGCAGACAGCTTGACGAGCCTCAGGAGACTCGCCGAGGCTCTGCCCAAACAAG CTGCAGATGGAAAAGCGCCAATTGCtgcagtagaagaagaagatgatgttCCAG ATCTGGTGGAGAATTTCGATGAAGCATCCAAAGATGAGGCCAACTAG
- the ankra2 gene encoding ankyrin repeat family A protein 2: MDNVTVSASDGTAECPLVSEDMEGICVMPDLSAIKTEQSVGASPDDTNTQNVAMGIKFILPNRFDMNVCSRFVKSLNEEDSKNIQDQVNSDLEVASVLFKAECNIQTSPSPGIQVRHVYTPSTTKHFSPIKQSTTLTNKHRGNEVSSTPLLVHSLSIHQLAAQGEMVFLASRIEQETVINLQDEEGFTPLMWAAAHGQIAVVEFLLQNGADPNLLAKGRESALSLACSKGYTDIVKMLIDCGVDVNEYDWNGGAPLLYAVHGNHVRCVEILLESGADPTIESDSGFNAMDMAVAMGHRNVQQVMEAHLLKLLMGIRE; this comes from the exons ATGGACAACGTTACGGTGTCAGCCTCCGATGGGACcgcagagtgccctctggtcTCCGAGGATATGGAGGGGATCTGTGTAATGCCTGACTTGAGTGCCATAAAGACTGAGCAGTCGGTGGGTGCAAGCCCAGACGACACAAACACCCAAAACGTGGCTATGGGCATCAAATTCATCTTGCCCAACCGCTTCGACATGAATGTTTGCTCAAGATTTGTAAAGTCGCTCAACGAGGAGGACAGTAAGAACATCCAGGATCAGGTAAACTCTGATCTGGAGGTGGCTTCCGTTTTGTTTAAAG CCGAGTGCAACATCCAGACCTCACCTTCCCCGGGTATACAAGTGCGTCATGTTTACACACCATCCACCACCAAACATTTCTCGCCAATCAAACAGTCCACCACTCTCACCAATAAACATCGAGGCAATGAGGTGTCTTCCACACCTCTTTTGGTGCACT CTTTATCCATTCATCAGCTGGCAGCCCAAGGAGAGATGGTGTTTTTGGCCAGCAGGATTGAACAAG aGACTGTAATCAATCTCCAAGATGAGGAGGGCTTCACCCCGCTGATGTGGGCAGCTGCACACGGACAAATCGCTGTGGTGGAGTTTCTGCTCCAAAAT GGTGCTGACCCCAACCTCCTAGCCAAAGGGAGAGAGAGCGCATTGTCCTTGGCTTGCAGTAAGGGATACACAGATATTGTGAAGATGCTCATTGACTGTGGAGTCGATGTCAATGAATATGACTGG AATGGAGGCGCTCCTCTGCTGTACGCTGTCCATGGCAACCATGTGCGCTGTGTTGAAATCTTGTTAG AGAGCGGTGCTGATCCTACCATAGAGTCAGATTCTGGTTTCAATGCAATGGACATGGCTGTAGCCATGGGCCACCGAAATG TTCAACAGGTGATGGAGGCACACTTGCTAAAGTTATTGATGGGGATCAGAGAGTGA